In the genome of Anas platyrhynchos isolate ZD024472 breed Pekin duck chromosome 21, IASCAAS_PekinDuck_T2T, whole genome shotgun sequence, one region contains:
- the PPDPF gene encoding pancreatic progenitor cell differentiation and proliferation factor, which produces MASIPSSGSLMATHNYRRRRLSSTSSNSSCSGSDYGEVIPHHPGLPKSDPGQWWASFFFGKTNPPAMTTVSESPESLGALQVPSGQLACALVPGAGAGRRRHTSEPGLGPSS; this is translated from the exons ATGGCATCGATCCCATCCAGCGGCTCGCTCATGGCCACGCACAACTACCGCAGAA GGCGCCTGAGCTCCACATCCAGCAACAGCTCCTGCAGCGGCTCAGACTATGGGGAGGTCATCCCGCACCACCCGG GGCTTCCTAAATCTGACCCCGGCCAGTGGTGGGCCAGCTTCTTCTTTGGGAAGACGAATCCTCCGGCCATGACAACCGTGTCGGAGTCCCCGGAGAG CTTGGGAGCGCTGCAGGTGCCATCGGGGCAGCTGGCGTGCGCGCTggtgccaggagcaggagcaggacggAGGCGGCACACCAGCGAGCCCGGCCTCGGGCCCTCATCCTGA
- the LOC101795926 gene encoding tyrosine-protein kinase Srms isoform X3, with amino-acid sequence MGYVPAAYVANLSQGSSAHRPWYFSKISRSEAEQLLLSPPNQHGSFLVRDSESNKGEYSLSVRNHAKVSHFRICKSPGGSLYIQKGHPFPDMEELLAFYTENWKVIQSPLLQPCSPTTPPERDGWERPRWEFTLRRKLGEGYFGEVWEGLWRNSVPVAIKIIKADMKAEDFTKEIQNLKRLRHEKLIQLHAVCSLDEPVYIITELMRKGNLHSYLNSPEGKSLGTSHLLNIACQVADGMRYLEEKHIVHRDLAARNILVGEELTCKIADFGLARLLKDDIYSTSSSTKIPVKWTAPEAANYRTYSLKSDVWSYGILLYEVFTYGQIPYEGMTNQETVRQITRGYRLPRPSSCPPEIYSIMLECWSGNTEERPTFLALREKLGFIYRRLLNSLS; translated from the exons ATGGGTTACGTCCCCGCCGCCTACGTGGCCAACCTCAGCCAGGGCTCCTCCGCTCACCGGCC CTGGTATTTCAGCAAGATCAGCCGTAGCGAGGCCGAGCAGCTCCTCCTCTCGCCTCCCAACCAGCACGGCTCCTTCCTCGTCCGGGACAGCGAGAGCAACAAGGGCGAGTACTCTCTCTCAG TGCGCAACCACGCCAAAGTCAGCCATTTCCGAATCTGCAAGAGCCCTGGGGGCAGCCTGTACATCCAGAAGGGGCACCCCTTCCCCGACATGGAGGAGCTCCTCGCCTTCTACACCGAGAACTGGAAGGTCATCCAGAGCCccttgctgcagccctgcagccccacg ACCCCCCCCGAGAGGGACGGCTGGGAGCGCCCACGTTGGGAATTCACCCTGCGGAGGAAGCTGGGCGAGGGCTACTTCGGAGAGGTGTGGGAAGGGCTGTGGAGGAACTCCGTGCCGGTGGCCATCAAGATCATCAAAG CTGACATGAAGGCAGAGGACTTCACCAAGGAGATCCAGAACCTGAAGCGCTTGAGGCACGAGAAGCTGATCCAGCTGCACGCCGTCTGCTCGCTGGATGAGCCCGTCTACATCATAACCGAGCTGATGAGGAAAGGCAACCTCCACAGCTACCTCAACA GTCCTGAAGGGAAGTCCCTGGGCACCTCCCACCTGCTCAACATCGCCTGCCAGGTGGCGGATGGGATGAGGTACCTGGAGGAGAAGCACATTGTCCACCGGGACTTGGCGGCCAGAAACATCCTGGTGGGAGAGGAACTCACTTGCAAAATCGCCGATTTTGGGCTGGCCCGGCTCCTCAAG gATGACATCtattccaccagcagcagcaccaaaaTCCCGGTGAAGTGGACGGCCCCGGAGGCAGCCAACTACCGTACCTACTCCCTCAAATCCGATGTCTGGTCCTACGGGATCCTCCTCTACGAAGTCTTCACCTACGGGCAGATCCCATACGAGG GAATGACGAACCAAGAAACCGTCCGGCAAATCACCAGGGGCTACCGCCTCCCCcggcccagctcctgcccccctGAGATCTACAGCATCATGCTGGAGTGCTGGAGCGGCAACACAGAGGAGCGGCCCACCTTCCTGGCGCTGCGGGAGAAGCTGGGCTTCATCTACAGGCGCCTGCTCAACTCCCTGTCCTGA
- the LOC101795926 gene encoding tyrosine-protein kinase Srms isoform X1 encodes MEQFVRKRLTFLTSFWNKLWPRSGPDSCSLGYFGSDSVSLHSEPSSVSFIPKSSLFIALYAFTARSADELSISAGDKLRVLREEGDYVLARRLLGEPAMGYVPAAYVANLSQGSSAHRPWYFSKISRSEAEQLLLSPPNQHGSFLVRDSESNKGEYSLSVRNHAKVSHFRICKSPGGSLYIQKGHPFPDMEELLAFYTENWKVIQSPLLQPCSPTTPPERDGWERPRWEFTLRRKLGEGYFGEVWEGLWRNSVPVAIKIIKADMKAEDFTKEIQNLKRLRHEKLIQLHAVCSLDEPVYIITELMRKGNLHSYLNSPEGKSLGTSHLLNIACQVADGMRYLEEKHIVHRDLAARNILVGEELTCKIADFGLARLLKDDIYSTSSSTKIPVKWTAPEAANYRTYSLKSDVWSYGILLYEVFTYGQIPYEGMTNQETVRQITRGYRLPRPSSCPPEIYSIMLECWSGNTEERPTFLALREKLGFIYRRLLNSLS; translated from the exons ATGGAGCAGTTTGTCCGCAAGCGTTTGACCTTCTTGACATCCTTCTGGAACAAGCTGTGGCCCCGCTCCGGCCCGGATAGCTGCTCGCTGGGGTACTTTGGTTCCGATTCTGTTTCACTGCACTCGGAGCCCAGCTCGGTTTCCTTCATCCCCAAGTCCTCTCTCTTTATCGCTTTATACGCTTTCACAGCCCGCAGTGCGGACGAACTGAGCATAAGCGCAGGGGACAAACTGCGTGTCCTCAGAGAAGAAGGGGACTATGTCTTAGCCCGGAGGCTGCTTGGGGAACCGGCCATGGGTTACGTCCCCGCCGCCTACGTGGCCAACCTCAGCCAGGGCTCCTCCGCTCACCGGCC CTGGTATTTCAGCAAGATCAGCCGTAGCGAGGCCGAGCAGCTCCTCCTCTCGCCTCCCAACCAGCACGGCTCCTTCCTCGTCCGGGACAGCGAGAGCAACAAGGGCGAGTACTCTCTCTCAG TGCGCAACCACGCCAAAGTCAGCCATTTCCGAATCTGCAAGAGCCCTGGGGGCAGCCTGTACATCCAGAAGGGGCACCCCTTCCCCGACATGGAGGAGCTCCTCGCCTTCTACACCGAGAACTGGAAGGTCATCCAGAGCCccttgctgcagccctgcagccccacg ACCCCCCCCGAGAGGGACGGCTGGGAGCGCCCACGTTGGGAATTCACCCTGCGGAGGAAGCTGGGCGAGGGCTACTTCGGAGAGGTGTGGGAAGGGCTGTGGAGGAACTCCGTGCCGGTGGCCATCAAGATCATCAAAG CTGACATGAAGGCAGAGGACTTCACCAAGGAGATCCAGAACCTGAAGCGCTTGAGGCACGAGAAGCTGATCCAGCTGCACGCCGTCTGCTCGCTGGATGAGCCCGTCTACATCATAACCGAGCTGATGAGGAAAGGCAACCTCCACAGCTACCTCAACA GTCCTGAAGGGAAGTCCCTGGGCACCTCCCACCTGCTCAACATCGCCTGCCAGGTGGCGGATGGGATGAGGTACCTGGAGGAGAAGCACATTGTCCACCGGGACTTGGCGGCCAGAAACATCCTGGTGGGAGAGGAACTCACTTGCAAAATCGCCGATTTTGGGCTGGCCCGGCTCCTCAAG gATGACATCtattccaccagcagcagcaccaaaaTCCCGGTGAAGTGGACGGCCCCGGAGGCAGCCAACTACCGTACCTACTCCCTCAAATCCGATGTCTGGTCCTACGGGATCCTCCTCTACGAAGTCTTCACCTACGGGCAGATCCCATACGAGG GAATGACGAACCAAGAAACCGTCCGGCAAATCACCAGGGGCTACCGCCTCCCCcggcccagctcctgcccccctGAGATCTACAGCATCATGCTGGAGTGCTGGAGCGGCAACACAGAGGAGCGGCCCACCTTCCTGGCGCTGCGGGAGAAGCTGGGCTTCATCTACAGGCGCCTGCTCAACTCCCTGTCCTGA
- the LOC101795926 gene encoding tyrosine-protein kinase Srms isoform X2, whose protein sequence is MKRGGKVGWVLPFLAPCCCSLESWYFSKISRSEAEQLLLSPPNQHGSFLVRDSESNKGEYSLSVRNHAKVSHFRICKSPGGSLYIQKGHPFPDMEELLAFYTENWKVIQSPLLQPCSPTTPPERDGWERPRWEFTLRRKLGEGYFGEVWEGLWRNSVPVAIKIIKADMKAEDFTKEIQNLKRLRHEKLIQLHAVCSLDEPVYIITELMRKGNLHSYLNSPEGKSLGTSHLLNIACQVADGMRYLEEKHIVHRDLAARNILVGEELTCKIADFGLARLLKDDIYSTSSSTKIPVKWTAPEAANYRTYSLKSDVWSYGILLYEVFTYGQIPYEGMTNQETVRQITRGYRLPRPSSCPPEIYSIMLECWSGNTEERPTFLALREKLGFIYRRLLNSLS, encoded by the exons ATGAAACGGGGGGGGAAGGTCGGCTGGGTCCTCCCCTTCTTGGCtccgtgctgctgcagcctggagaG CTGGTATTTCAGCAAGATCAGCCGTAGCGAGGCCGAGCAGCTCCTCCTCTCGCCTCCCAACCAGCACGGCTCCTTCCTCGTCCGGGACAGCGAGAGCAACAAGGGCGAGTACTCTCTCTCAG TGCGCAACCACGCCAAAGTCAGCCATTTCCGAATCTGCAAGAGCCCTGGGGGCAGCCTGTACATCCAGAAGGGGCACCCCTTCCCCGACATGGAGGAGCTCCTCGCCTTCTACACCGAGAACTGGAAGGTCATCCAGAGCCccttgctgcagccctgcagccccacg ACCCCCCCCGAGAGGGACGGCTGGGAGCGCCCACGTTGGGAATTCACCCTGCGGAGGAAGCTGGGCGAGGGCTACTTCGGAGAGGTGTGGGAAGGGCTGTGGAGGAACTCCGTGCCGGTGGCCATCAAGATCATCAAAG CTGACATGAAGGCAGAGGACTTCACCAAGGAGATCCAGAACCTGAAGCGCTTGAGGCACGAGAAGCTGATCCAGCTGCACGCCGTCTGCTCGCTGGATGAGCCCGTCTACATCATAACCGAGCTGATGAGGAAAGGCAACCTCCACAGCTACCTCAACA GTCCTGAAGGGAAGTCCCTGGGCACCTCCCACCTGCTCAACATCGCCTGCCAGGTGGCGGATGGGATGAGGTACCTGGAGGAGAAGCACATTGTCCACCGGGACTTGGCGGCCAGAAACATCCTGGTGGGAGAGGAACTCACTTGCAAAATCGCCGATTTTGGGCTGGCCCGGCTCCTCAAG gATGACATCtattccaccagcagcagcaccaaaaTCCCGGTGAAGTGGACGGCCCCGGAGGCAGCCAACTACCGTACCTACTCCCTCAAATCCGATGTCTGGTCCTACGGGATCCTCCTCTACGAAGTCTTCACCTACGGGCAGATCCCATACGAGG GAATGACGAACCAAGAAACCGTCCGGCAAATCACCAGGGGCTACCGCCTCCCCcggcccagctcctgcccccctGAGATCTACAGCATCATGCTGGAGTGCTGGAGCGGCAACACAGAGGAGCGGCCCACCTTCCTGGCGCTGCGGGAGAAGCTGGGCTTCATCTACAGGCGCCTGCTCAACTCCCTGTCCTGA